A genomic stretch from Marinimicrobium sp. C6131 includes:
- the gspG gene encoding type II secretion system major pseudopilin GspG, translating to MNRNPKGLGRQSGFSLIEIMVVVIIIGLLASIVAPAVLNRADEARLQKVQADFKAIQTALKLYRIDNYVYPTTEQGLEALVQRPTMAPEPRNWKQGGYLDELPQDPWGSPYQYLSPGETREYDIYTLGADGVSGGQDQNADISVWDESVQND from the coding sequence ATGAACCGGAACCCTAAAGGCCTTGGCCGTCAGAGCGGCTTCAGCCTGATTGAAATCATGGTGGTGGTCATCATCATCGGCTTGTTGGCCAGCATCGTCGCACCGGCGGTGCTGAACCGCGCTGATGAAGCGCGCCTGCAGAAAGTGCAGGCCGACTTCAAGGCGATTCAGACCGCGTTGAAGCTGTACCGTATCGATAACTACGTGTACCCCACCACCGAGCAGGGGCTCGAAGCGCTGGTACAACGCCCGACCATGGCACCCGAGCCGCGCAACTGGAAGCAGGGCGGCTACCTGGATGAGCTGCCGCAGGACCCCTGGGGCTCGCCCTATCAATATCTGAGCCCGGGCGAAACCCGCGAGTACGATATTTACACTCTGGGCGCCGACGGTGTCAGTGGCGGTCAGGACCAGAATGCGGATATCAGTGTCTGGGACGAGAGCGTCCAGAACGATTGA
- the gspJ gene encoding type II secretion system minor pseudopilin GspJ — MRSPRLYLARQRGFTLLEMMVALAIAAAIATMAYQALDSASRGAERSREVMEGINRLDRAWQIISADLRHILPPEPGPTGLRNPFSADPFGGIGQEERLMLFTRHSWLNPMERLRSDLQEVSYRLEEGVLWRDYRPVRNRPFDEYDFEEQALRQRLLEGVTTVELRFLSQALLARSGRSALDGDDYLRDWAEAWPDPNQVGGNPAELPLAVLVRIEMEGVGVSERLFEITQF; from the coding sequence ATGCGGAGCCCTAGATTGTACCTGGCCCGCCAGCGGGGTTTTACCCTGCTGGAAATGATGGTGGCCCTGGCCATTGCGGCGGCCATTGCCACCATGGCGTACCAGGCCCTGGATTCGGCCAGTCGCGGTGCCGAGCGCAGTCGGGAAGTCATGGAGGGCATTAACCGATTGGACCGGGCCTGGCAGATCATCAGCGCGGACCTGCGCCACATTCTGCCGCCGGAACCGGGGCCGACGGGATTGCGGAATCCGTTTTCCGCGGATCCTTTTGGGGGGATTGGCCAGGAAGAGCGGTTGATGCTGTTTACCCGCCACTCCTGGTTGAACCCGATGGAGCGGTTGCGCAGTGATCTGCAGGAGGTCAGTTACCGCCTGGAGGAAGGGGTTCTGTGGCGGGACTACCGGCCGGTGCGCAACCGGCCCTTCGATGAGTACGATTTTGAGGAACAGGCGCTTCGACAGCGGCTGTTGGAAGGAGTGACCACTGTGGAGCTCCGCTTTCTGTCCCAGGCGCTGCTGGCCCGTTCCGGACGCAGCGCTCTGGATGGTGACGATTACCTGCGGGACTGGGCCGAGGCCTGGCCCGACCCGAATCAGGTCGGGGGCAACCCGGCGGAACTGCCGCTGGCCGTTCTGGTGCGCATAGAAATGGAGGGCGTCGGTGTCAGTGAACGCCTGTTTGAAATCACCCAGTTCTGA
- the gspF gene encoding type II secretion system inner membrane protein GspF, whose translation MGAYSYQALNEAGKTVKGILEGDSERQVRSQLRAKRLKPLDVSSVTGGRRATKGEPGLAGLRQRWRSKMNARDLSLITRQLASLVKSGLPLDEALQATAKQQQKPNNKQIILQVRTKVLEGFSLAKALGEVPGAFDTMYCALVKAGESSGYLAPVLERLAEYTQSNQQIQQRLKMAMIYPLVLLFISITVIVALMAFVVPKLVSVFQQGERELPALTQFLIASSDFILNYGHYTLLVLIGLVVGFRRLLRNEARLRRWHEIKLKLPVMGNLIRQINSARFAATLALLSSSGVPLLQALRIAGQVMTNKIMQEACEAVAEDVQEGTSLHRAMENSGFFPPLLVQLVASGEANGTLPEQLENAAQDQERELEMMLGVAMGLLEPATVVFMGGAVCLIVMAILQPIFEMNSLI comes from the coding sequence ATGGGTGCCTACAGTTATCAAGCATTGAATGAGGCCGGTAAAACGGTCAAGGGCATTCTGGAGGGTGACTCCGAGCGCCAGGTACGCAGCCAGTTGCGCGCCAAACGACTCAAGCCCCTGGACGTCAGTAGCGTCACCGGCGGGCGTCGGGCCACCAAAGGCGAGCCGGGCCTGGCGGGGCTGCGCCAGCGCTGGCGCAGCAAGATGAACGCCCGGGATCTGAGCCTGATCACCCGGCAACTGGCGTCTTTGGTCAAGTCCGGATTGCCCCTGGATGAAGCCTTGCAGGCCACCGCCAAGCAACAGCAGAAACCGAATAACAAACAGATCATCCTCCAGGTGCGCACCAAAGTGCTCGAGGGGTTCAGCCTGGCCAAGGCTCTGGGGGAAGTGCCCGGCGCCTTCGATACCATGTACTGCGCGCTGGTCAAAGCCGGGGAGAGCTCCGGTTATCTGGCACCGGTGCTGGAGCGTCTGGCGGAGTACACCCAGAGCAACCAGCAGATTCAGCAGCGGCTGAAAATGGCCATGATCTATCCGCTGGTGCTGCTGTTTATCAGTATCACGGTCATTGTGGCCCTGATGGCGTTTGTGGTGCCCAAGCTGGTCAGCGTGTTCCAGCAGGGGGAACGGGAACTGCCGGCATTGACCCAGTTTCTGATTGCCAGTAGCGATTTCATCCTCAACTATGGGCACTACACCCTGTTGGTGTTGATCGGACTGGTGGTCGGCTTCCGGCGCCTGCTGCGCAATGAGGCGCGGCTGCGACGCTGGCATGAAATCAAATTGAAGCTGCCGGTCATGGGCAACCTGATCCGGCAGATCAATTCGGCGCGCTTTGCGGCGACCCTGGCCCTGTTGTCCTCCAGTGGCGTACCGCTGTTGCAGGCGCTGCGGATTGCCGGCCAGGTGATGACCAACAAGATCATGCAGGAAGCCTGTGAAGCGGTCGCCGAAGATGTTCAGGAAGGGACCAGTCTGCACCGGGCGATGGAAAATTCCGGGTTCTTTCCGCCGCTGCTGGTTCAGTTGGTGGCCAGCGGTGAGGCCAACGGTACCCTGCCCGAACAGCTTGAGAACGCCGCCCAGGACCAGGAGCGGGAACTGGAGATGATGCTCGGGGTGGCCATGGGGCTGCTGGAACCGGCGACGGTGGTGTTTATGGGTGGCGCCGTCTGCCTGATCGTGATGGCAATTCTGCAGCCGATTTTCGAAATGAACAGTCTCATCTGA
- the gspI gene encoding type II secretion system minor pseudopilin GspI: protein MRRAPGSVRRTKGFTLIEVMVALVVVAVALPAFLMLVMSQLDGTAAIRNKTLAFWVAENEMTRLHLQSRLLTDFTLPDQDQGEVTLAGREWRWELSNDALEIGDYGEMAAFRQIEIAVSPQTDQDNVLARLEGIFNAEP from the coding sequence ATGCGTCGGGCCCCGGGAAGCGTCAGGCGGACAAAGGGCTTCACCCTTATCGAGGTGATGGTGGCGCTGGTCGTGGTTGCGGTGGCGCTGCCGGCTTTTCTGATGCTGGTGATGTCCCAGTTGGATGGCACTGCGGCGATCCGGAACAAAACCCTGGCGTTCTGGGTGGCCGAAAACGAGATGACCCGGTTGCACCTGCAGAGCCGCCTGCTGACCGATTTCACCCTGCCGGATCAGGACCAGGGAGAGGTGACGCTGGCGGGCCGGGAATGGCGCTGGGAATTGAGCAATGACGCCCTGGAGATTGGCGATTACGGGGAGATGGCCGCGTTTCGGCAGATTGAAATCGCGGTGTCTCCACAGACCGATCAGGACAATGTCTTGGCCCGTCTGGAAGGGATTTTCAATGCGGAGCCCTAG
- the gspH gene encoding type II secretion system minor pseudopilin GspH — protein MNRPCPMNHQRGFTLVEIMVVVMIIGIAVAMASLSIGGDDSASRAEETTEQFMLEARFVSEQTVLNQEIIGLFWEPRTSAGTTRQRWCYHWQRFRDQAWSPMGENLSGECLPEDFQVEVRSEGEQWQYDPRQDPQRPVLVFYPSGEATPYEMAIMPAQFDDNETQRVEVSMMGDLTWLNREEAREWEER, from the coding sequence ATGAATCGCCCTTGCCCGATGAACCACCAGCGGGGTTTTACGCTGGTGGAAATCATGGTGGTGGTGATGATTATTGGCATCGCCGTGGCCATGGCATCACTCTCTATCGGGGGTGATGACAGCGCCTCGCGGGCCGAAGAAACCACTGAGCAGTTTATGCTGGAGGCACGTTTCGTATCCGAGCAGACCGTGCTCAACCAGGAAATCATCGGGCTGTTCTGGGAGCCGAGAACCAGCGCCGGAACGACTCGCCAACGCTGGTGTTACCACTGGCAGCGATTTCGGGATCAGGCCTGGAGCCCCATGGGCGAGAACCTGAGCGGAGAGTGCCTGCCGGAAGACTTTCAAGTGGAAGTCCGCTCGGAGGGGGAGCAGTGGCAGTACGATCCCCGTCAGGACCCGCAGCGCCCGGTGCTGGTGTTCTACCCGAGCGGTGAAGCTACACCCTATGAAATGGCCATCATGCCGGCGCAGTTCGACGACAACGAAACCCAGCGGGTAGAGGTGTCCATGATGGGGGACCTGACCTGGCTGAATCGCGAGGAAGCGCGCGAGTGGGAGGAACGGTGA
- a CDS encoding AraC family transcriptional regulator — MSSQFFRPVRRLVGFCAALVLAVPLAWAQSDLESDLEQLKEDTLNLNRDLLILEEELLYPASSQIAVYLSVDLGEFFHLDGVRLQVDGEPVAAQLYTDAQREALYRGGVQRLYLGNLNSGEHEISAVFTGLGPDGRDYKRGADLLVEKGQEPLVLELKIVDSERKLQPVFAIEEWALQ, encoded by the coding sequence ATGTCATCCCAATTCTTCCGTCCGGTGCGGCGGCTCGTCGGATTTTGTGCGGCCCTGGTATTGGCCGTCCCGTTGGCCTGGGCGCAAAGTGATCTCGAATCCGATCTGGAACAGCTTAAAGAGGACACCCTGAACCTCAACCGCGACCTGCTGATTCTGGAAGAAGAGCTGCTCTATCCCGCATCGAGCCAGATAGCGGTGTACCTGTCGGTGGATCTCGGGGAATTCTTTCATCTGGACGGGGTGCGCCTTCAGGTCGATGGCGAGCCGGTGGCCGCTCAGTTGTATACCGATGCTCAACGGGAGGCACTGTATCGAGGCGGTGTTCAGCGGCTCTATCTGGGCAACCTGAACTCGGGCGAACATGAGATCAGTGCGGTGTTTACCGGCCTCGGGCCCGACGGACGGGATTACAAGCGCGGCGCCGATCTGCTGGTGGAAAAAGGTCAGGAGCCGCTGGTGCTGGAACTGAAAATCGTGGACTCCGAGCGCAAACTGCAGCCGGTTTTTGCCATTGAGGAGTGGGCGCTGCAATGA
- a CDS encoding type II secretion system protein N, with protein MWDTLSKFIPPIRWILLLIVLTLLFALTRIPATWAAYFMTQGNTLGLSGVQGTVWSGQARMASIEIDNRHYSLGALRWELNPWSLLTLTPCADVSAALEAQTIDGRVCAGLGGSLRVSDTSIDAPASLVQAGVPVPIQGQLAANIQIMRLSGGRLSELQGNLSWTGARVQADGTWVTLGSFAAEARYDAERDALVADVFDLDGPIDLEVETRLPLAGGIFVEGELELTGAFSDQIQAREWLPMVLEHREGNRYHVDLQF; from the coding sequence ATGTGGGACACCCTGTCAAAATTCATTCCCCCGATCCGCTGGATACTCCTGCTGATTGTTCTGACCCTGTTGTTTGCCCTGACCCGCATTCCGGCGACCTGGGCCGCCTACTTCATGACCCAGGGCAACACGTTGGGGCTCAGTGGTGTGCAGGGAACCGTCTGGTCGGGGCAGGCCCGTATGGCCAGTATCGAAATTGACAACCGGCACTATTCGCTGGGGGCGTTGCGCTGGGAGCTCAACCCCTGGTCGCTGCTCACCCTGACACCCTGCGCGGACGTCAGTGCGGCACTGGAAGCCCAGACTATTGATGGTCGGGTCTGCGCCGGGTTGGGTGGATCGTTGCGGGTCAGTGACACCAGTATCGATGCGCCGGCCAGCCTGGTGCAGGCGGGGGTTCCCGTGCCGATTCAGGGGCAGCTCGCCGCCAATATTCAAATCATGCGCCTGAGTGGCGGACGTCTGTCCGAACTCCAGGGCAACCTGAGCTGGACCGGCGCCCGGGTTCAGGCCGACGGCACCTGGGTGACACTCGGCAGCTTTGCTGCCGAGGCCCGCTACGATGCGGAGCGCGATGCGCTGGTGGCGGATGTGTTTGATCTGGACGGTCCCATCGACCTGGAGGTCGAAACCCGACTGCCTCTGGCCGGAGGGATTTTTGTGGAAGGCGAGCTGGAATTGACCGGCGCCTTCAGCGATCAGATCCAGGCGCGTGAATGGCTGCCCATGGTGCTCGAGCACCGAGAGGGCAACCGCTACCACGTCGACCTGCAGTTCTGA
- a CDS encoding tetratricopeptide repeat protein, translated as MRQWALPLAFALFGLAPVAWGQADLREGVARYHYYQNDYLPALSELMVAREQGALGADEGAVHEGAIRMAFGMSASAERLLESALSGRPKQRDAARFYLGKLHYLRGDWAQATDAWARVGDALDPDLARERRALEWQWRLRTGQPDPVDPRVLWDQLDEWAPVVLYNLGGAFARAGDRVQARRYYQALIDGAPRRQRQDAEYLALRDRANTALGFSALLAQDFERAEQAFDRVRLTREDADQALLGYGWAALERGQPARAVRIWQALSERSLTGSAAQEALVALPYAYTQLDASQAALDAYDRADARLEEELARVGQLRQQLTPAYLRRQLAATDLRGTLSLEGRENWLTLTESTVAASADPYLSDWVNQSPFQSQVQALSDLRDQAQLLADWPEKLAHYGQLLRDKRALRTDRQAEVARRQLWTQAEQLRERRAPLAARLSDIEARADYLALADDETRRLYERVEAALERADRLTAAGELENPRETRARLALYRGILLWRAAQDYPDRLWRVRKQQRDLDRALAQLRTRQDRVRSVIADNPDIEPALARIAERTEAIARQRQRLDEAQQRQAEQLADNLQTHLAQHQARLTQYLSRVRLGAARLQDRALRDQGGTP; from the coding sequence ATGAGGCAATGGGCGTTGCCACTGGCTTTTGCCCTGTTCGGCCTGGCTCCGGTTGCCTGGGGCCAGGCTGACTTGCGTGAAGGCGTGGCTCGCTATCACTACTATCAGAACGATTACCTGCCGGCCCTGAGCGAGCTGATGGTGGCCCGGGAGCAGGGTGCTCTGGGGGCCGATGAGGGCGCCGTCCACGAGGGTGCCATCCGGATGGCTTTCGGCATGTCGGCCAGCGCCGAGCGTCTGCTGGAGTCCGCCTTGTCGGGCCGTCCGAAGCAGCGCGACGCGGCACGTTTCTATCTGGGCAAACTGCACTATCTGAGGGGCGATTGGGCGCAGGCCACCGATGCCTGGGCGCGAGTGGGTGATGCCCTCGACCCGGATCTCGCCCGGGAGCGTCGTGCGCTGGAGTGGCAGTGGCGCCTGCGCACCGGTCAACCCGACCCGGTTGATCCCCGGGTGCTGTGGGACCAGTTGGATGAGTGGGCGCCGGTCGTACTCTACAACCTCGGCGGTGCTTTTGCCCGGGCCGGTGATCGGGTCCAGGCCCGGCGTTACTACCAGGCATTGATAGACGGTGCGCCCCGCCGTCAACGGCAGGATGCGGAATACCTCGCCCTGCGCGATCGGGCCAACACCGCGCTGGGTTTTTCTGCCCTGCTGGCACAGGATTTCGAGCGCGCCGAGCAGGCTTTCGATCGGGTGCGCCTGACTCGCGAGGATGCGGACCAGGCATTGCTGGGGTATGGTTGGGCCGCGCTGGAGCGGGGGCAGCCCGCCCGCGCGGTCCGCATCTGGCAGGCACTGAGTGAGCGTTCGCTCACCGGTAGCGCGGCCCAGGAGGCGCTGGTGGCCCTCCCCTACGCCTATACGCAACTCGACGCCTCCCAGGCGGCGCTGGATGCCTACGATCGGGCCGATGCGCGTCTGGAGGAAGAGCTCGCCCGGGTGGGCCAGCTCCGGCAACAATTGACCCCCGCTTATCTGCGCCGTCAACTGGCCGCGACCGACCTCCGGGGCACACTGTCTCTGGAGGGCCGTGAAAACTGGCTGACGCTGACCGAATCCACCGTTGCCGCCAGCGCCGATCCCTACCTGTCCGACTGGGTCAATCAGAGTCCGTTTCAGAGTCAGGTACAGGCGCTCAGTGATCTGCGCGATCAGGCGCAATTGTTGGCGGACTGGCCCGAGAAGTTGGCCCACTACGGGCAACTGTTGCGGGACAAGCGTGCCCTGCGCACTGACCGCCAGGCAGAGGTTGCGCGACGCCAACTCTGGACCCAGGCCGAGCAGCTGCGTGAGCGACGTGCCCCGCTGGCGGCCCGCCTGTCCGACATCGAAGCCCGGGCGGATTATCTGGCTCTGGCGGATGATGAGACCCGGCGCCTGTACGAGCGTGTCGAGGCGGCGCTTGAGCGGGCCGATCGGCTGACGGCGGCGGGTGAGTTGGAGAACCCCCGGGAAACCCGGGCCCGATTGGCGCTGTACCGGGGCATACTGCTCTGGCGTGCCGCTCAGGACTATCCAGACCGTCTGTGGCGGGTGCGCAAACAGCAGCGGGACCTGGACCGCGCTCTGGCGCAATTGCGTACCCGGCAAGACCGGGTCCGCTCCGTGATTGCGGACAACCCGGATATTGAACCGGCGCTGGCCCGCATCGCCGAGCGGACCGAGGCGATTGCGCGTCAGCGGCAACGGCTCGATGAGGCGCAGCAGCGTCAGGCCGAACAGCTCGCGGACAACCTTCAGACGCACCTGGCACAACACCAAGCCCGTTTGACGCAGTACCTCTCTCGCGTGCGGCTGGGCGCCGCCCGTCTGCAGGATCGCGCGCTGCGTGATCAGGGAGGTACACCGTGA
- the gspL gene encoding type II secretion system protein GspL — protein MANQLVLYTNRAQDQFRWCWLDADGQPLLDSAASGDLDTLGAMLGEGHHSVWLLLPGNQVVTRELEYAEAEKKHLRRLLPFQLEESVIGDIEQFHFALGPVREGRAIAAYVEQSWLRQLFDRLGEYHIEVQRTWPLPLMMPLPRETELSEQYPYWTLQLQGDQLLVRYAPNLGFSLDREQARLSLQMLLTAQNRVDNLPRLNLRAETDAELVTLKALLPDELKDRIDEQAVVPFWQLDFTETGRVNLCQGEFSQRLPIERWWRSWQGVVAAAAACLFLYVGVTVYQVNQLEAENIEIRREIERVYRSVAGPGNLVDAERQLRQQLTELQPASASGQVTPFLGDLFPALAESGGVTLSAVSYAARSGELSLNVRADTFNAIESLRGDIQTRGLQAELLSASAQGDSHTARLKVTGGRP, from the coding sequence ATGGCCAATCAACTTGTGCTTTACACCAATCGCGCCCAGGACCAGTTTCGCTGGTGCTGGCTCGATGCCGACGGGCAACCGTTGCTCGACAGCGCCGCCTCGGGGGATCTCGATACCCTGGGGGCGATGCTCGGGGAAGGGCATCACAGCGTCTGGTTGCTGCTGCCGGGAAACCAGGTGGTCACCCGCGAACTGGAATACGCGGAAGCCGAAAAAAAGCATCTGCGTCGGCTGTTGCCCTTTCAGCTTGAAGAAAGCGTGATTGGCGACATCGAGCAATTTCATTTCGCCCTCGGCCCGGTGCGTGAAGGGCGCGCCATTGCCGCCTATGTCGAGCAGTCCTGGTTGCGCCAGTTGTTCGATCGTCTGGGCGAGTATCACATCGAGGTCCAGCGCACCTGGCCCCTGCCGCTGATGATGCCCTTGCCGCGAGAGACCGAGCTGTCCGAGCAATATCCCTATTGGACCCTGCAGTTGCAGGGCGATCAACTGTTGGTGCGGTACGCCCCCAACCTGGGGTTCAGCCTCGATCGGGAGCAGGCGCGCCTGAGTCTGCAGATGCTGCTCACCGCCCAGAACCGGGTGGACAATCTGCCCCGGCTCAACCTGCGCGCGGAGACCGATGCGGAGTTGGTCACTCTGAAGGCGCTGCTGCCGGATGAACTCAAGGACCGTATTGATGAGCAGGCGGTCGTGCCGTTCTGGCAACTGGACTTTACTGAAACCGGACGCGTGAATCTGTGTCAGGGCGAGTTTTCCCAACGACTGCCGATTGAGCGCTGGTGGCGCTCCTGGCAGGGAGTTGTTGCGGCGGCGGCGGCCTGTCTCTTCCTGTATGTGGGGGTGACGGTTTATCAGGTGAATCAGTTGGAAGCTGAAAACATCGAAATTCGCCGGGAAATCGAGCGGGTGTACCGCTCGGTGGCGGGCCCGGGCAACCTGGTGGATGCGGAGCGTCAGTTGCGCCAGCAGTTGACCGAGTTGCAGCCGGCCAGTGCCAGTGGCCAGGTGACGCCGTTTTTGGGTGATCTGTTCCCGGCGCTGGCGGAATCCGGCGGCGTCACCCTGAGCGCGGTTTCCTATGCGGCCCGCAGTGGCGAGTTGAGCCTTAACGTCAGAGCCGACACCTTCAACGCCATTGAATCCCTGCGCGGTGATATTCAGACCCGGGGATTGCAGGCGGAGCTGCTCAGCGCCAGTGCACAGGGTGACAGTCACACGGCTCGCCTGAAAGTCACCGGAGGTCGCCCATGA
- the gspK gene encoding type II secretion system minor pseudopilin GspK: MKSPSSERGAVLIMALLIVSVVAGLAVKFTGEYQLGLAKAESRWHGAQARSYLLAAETVARFVLELDPDPEVDYPEEGWGGETPVELGGVWLFVSITDAQSRINLNDLGGGNLNSQRAHNDPERYTEMQRRFIRLLQTFDEEGVPLNPDEAIAILESVVDWMDPDNEVSGFGGAEGDYYLGLDPEYLPANRTFASVEELRLVRHITPELMELLRPHLTVLPAGLPTNVNTMSDRLLRTINSTEDLLPLSQSQVELLRQAWPAEGFYPDVNSFRGDSVWASLGVTPETGTLSVSTSHFAVNTVASLVEQRRAMRSILRRSNDELTVVRRTDVY, translated from the coding sequence TTGAAATCACCCAGTTCTGAGCGCGGCGCCGTGCTGATCATGGCCCTGCTGATCGTCAGCGTGGTGGCCGGGCTCGCGGTGAAGTTTACCGGTGAGTACCAGTTGGGGTTGGCCAAGGCCGAGAGCCGCTGGCATGGCGCCCAGGCGCGCTCCTATCTGCTGGCGGCGGAGACCGTGGCCCGCTTTGTGCTGGAGCTCGACCCGGACCCGGAAGTGGACTACCCGGAGGAAGGCTGGGGCGGAGAAACCCCCGTGGAGCTCGGCGGCGTCTGGCTGTTTGTCTCAATCACCGATGCTCAGAGTCGCATCAACCTGAATGACCTCGGGGGTGGCAACCTGAACTCCCAGCGGGCGCACAATGACCCGGAGCGCTACACGGAGATGCAGCGGCGCTTCATCCGCCTGCTGCAGACGTTTGATGAAGAAGGGGTGCCGTTGAACCCCGATGAGGCCATCGCCATACTCGAATCGGTGGTGGACTGGATGGACCCGGACAACGAGGTCAGCGGGTTCGGCGGCGCCGAGGGCGATTACTACCTGGGCCTGGACCCGGAGTATCTGCCGGCCAACCGGACTTTTGCCAGTGTGGAAGAGCTGCGTCTGGTGCGGCACATCACGCCGGAACTGATGGAGCTGCTACGACCGCACCTGACGGTGTTGCCGGCGGGGTTGCCGACCAACGTCAATACGATGTCCGACCGGCTATTGCGGACCATAAACAGTACCGAGGACCTGCTGCCACTCAGTCAGTCCCAGGTTGAACTGCTGCGTCAGGCCTGGCCGGCGGAAGGTTTTTATCCGGACGTCAACAGCTTCCGGGGTGACAGTGTCTGGGCCAGTCTCGGGGTGACTCCGGAAACCGGAACCCTGTCGGTGAGCACCAGTCACTTTGCGGTCAATACGGTCGCGTCTCTGGTGGAGCAGCGCCGGGCGATGCGCAGTATCCTGCGGCGCTCGAATGACGAGCTGACCGTGGTGCGTCGCACAGATGTGTACTGA
- a CDS encoding type II secretion system protein M: protein MKAVFDWLSRYNRREQTILLIGGVAVLLYLLWKAVLVPMADWKERQLNANRAVSQSLGRVELLAAQIEQARTNAQSGQDDDSNLSALVDSSLQANNLSMSGFQPGTGGQVRVRLDDVPYDRFIQWLYDMEYQHGVSVVDFSMAGTSEQGRVTVNIRLQKN, encoded by the coding sequence ATGAAAGCGGTATTTGATTGGCTCTCCCGGTACAACCGGCGCGAGCAGACCATTCTTCTGATCGGCGGTGTGGCCGTATTGCTTTACCTGTTATGGAAAGCGGTGCTGGTACCGATGGCGGACTGGAAAGAGCGCCAGCTCAACGCCAACCGGGCCGTGAGTCAGTCACTCGGTCGGGTGGAATTGCTGGCCGCCCAGATTGAACAGGCGCGCACTAATGCCCAGAGTGGTCAGGACGACGACAGTAACCTGAGTGCCCTGGTGGACAGCAGCCTGCAGGCCAACAACCTGAGCATGAGTGGCTTCCAGCCGGGTACCGGGGGCCAGGTCAGAGTGCGCCTGGACGATGTGCCCTATGACCGGTTCATTCAGTGGCTTTACGACATGGAGTACCAGCATGGCGTCTCCGTGGTGGACTTCTCCATGGCCGGGACCAGTGAACAGGGTCGCGTGACCGTCAATATTCGACTGCAAAAAAACTGA
- a CDS encoding FAD:protein FMN transferase, whose translation MMPRLPVVIALRFMLLGLLALVSSPSTAEWYSDQQAIMGTEVVARLWHDDPEQGRAALAAVMNELHRIDRHFSPYKPDSELSRLNREAPKASAETPLPITAELAELLHQSIQYGELTDGAFDVTFGSVGRLYDYRSGHQPDDATRKALLAAIDYRRIHLDRKANTVWFDHPKLYVDLGGIAKGYGVDRAIELLRARGVKHASVSAGGDTRLIGDHRGRPWRVGIKNPRAPEDVAIVVPLSDEAISTSGDYERYFVDAQGQRIHHILNPRTGTSARGIISATVLGPRAMDTDALSTSVFVLGLEAGLALINRQPEFEAIVITDDGRVHYSDGLVDPED comes from the coding sequence ATGATGCCCCGCCTCCCGGTCGTCATCGCTCTCAGGTTCATGTTGCTGGGACTCCTGGCTCTGGTCAGCTCGCCCAGCACCGCCGAGTGGTACAGCGACCAGCAGGCCATCATGGGCACCGAAGTGGTGGCCCGCCTGTGGCACGACGATCCTGAGCAGGGGCGGGCCGCCCTGGCCGCGGTGATGAACGAACTGCATCGTATCGACCGCCATTTCAGCCCCTACAAACCGGACAGTGAATTGTCCCGGCTCAATCGCGAGGCGCCCAAAGCCAGCGCCGAAACTCCCTTGCCCATCACGGCCGAACTCGCGGAGCTGTTGCACCAGTCCATACAGTACGGCGAGCTGACCGACGGCGCCTTCGATGTGACCTTCGGCTCGGTCGGGCGTCTCTACGACTACCGCTCGGGGCACCAGCCCGACGACGCCACCCGCAAAGCGCTGCTGGCGGCCATCGACTATCGACGCATTCACCTGGATCGTAAGGCGAATACCGTCTGGTTCGACCATCCCAAGCTGTATGTCGATCTGGGTGGCATCGCCAAGGGCTACGGCGTGGACCGGGCCATTGAGTTGTTGCGTGCACGGGGTGTGAAGCACGCCAGCGTCAGCGCCGGAGGCGATACCCGACTGATTGGCGACCATCGCGGTCGCCCCTGGCGGGTGGGCATCAAAAATCCCCGCGCGCCCGAGGATGTCGCCATCGTGGTACCCCTCAGCGATGAAGCGATTTCCACCTCCGGCGATTACGAGCGTTACTTCGTGGATGCGCAGGGCCAGCGCATTCATCATATTCTCAATCCTCGCACCGGCACCTCGGCCCGGGGCATCATCAGTGCGACGGTGCTGGGTCCCCGGGCTATGGACACCGATGCGCTTTCAACCAGCGTATTTGTTCTCGGTCTGGAGGCGGGCCTGGCGCTGATCAATCGGCAGCCGGAATTCGAAGCCATTGTGATCACCGACGACGGTCGAGTGCATTACAGTGACGGGCTGGTTGACCCGGAGGACTAG